The Triplophysa rosa linkage group LG3, Trosa_1v2, whole genome shotgun sequence genome has a segment encoding these proteins:
- the cstpp1 gene encoding centriolar satellite-associated tubulin polyglutamylase complex regulator 1, with product MKMNTDRFSLTVDEYLADTNVLFYLNDAVTQLLEHKEEYTQFGVIRYFAEYFTSVKNGNHVLFREFNYIKATPHNRVSFIHIFWKCFRQIGKNGDLLAMSEYSSLLQLLCTDFPIEMVQNTARIVLMDDAIDCLMSFSDFIYSFQIQFYYEEFVQSVSVIYQDLLSGKNPNTVIVPTSTSVEQLSSAASEEQETQKGVDSSIFSECIEALCERLKHKYPSTAAIKEVLQSSQHVSFYGFLMALAKHEGTNQDIGALPNKSDLLIDPEMDQELERLIAQVAISPTSNSSSSAAGQKESSKKASPRKSLHQRKRIEMESDGSTEETDSSEN from the exons atgaaaatgaacacGGATCGTTTCAGCCTCACAGTTGACGAGTATTTAG CTGACACGAATGTCCTGTTCTATCTGAATGATGCAGTCACACAGCTGCTTGAACATAAGGAGGAATACACCCAGTTTGGTGTGATCCGGTATTTTGCAGAATA TTTTACCAGTGTGAAGAATGGAAACCATGTGCTCTTCAGGGAATTCAATTACATCAAGGCAACACCTCATAACAGAGTCTCCTTCATTCATATCTTCTGGAAATGCTTTAGACAGATTGGAAAAAATGGAG ATTTACTGGCAATGTCCGAATACAGTTCCCTTTTACAGCTGTTATGCACAGACTTTCCTATTGAGATGGTACAAAACACAGCCAG GATTGTTCTGATGGATGATGCCATAGACTGTCTGAtgtcattttcagattttatctACTCATTCCAAATCCAGTTTTATTATGAAG AGTTTGTGCAAAGCGTGTCTGTGATATACCAAGACCTGCTCTCGGGGAAGAATCCAAACACTGTTATAGTCCCAACCTCCACCTCAGTGGAGCAGTTATCCAGCGCAGCCAGTGAGGAGCAAGAAACACAGAAAGGCGTGGACTCCTCCATCTTTAGTGAATGCATAGAAGCACTTTGCGAGAGGCTCAAACACAA ATATCCTTCCACTGCTGCTATTAAAGAGGTACTACAAAGCAGTCAGCATGTGTCTTTCTATGGCTTTCTGATGGCGTTGGCCAAACATGAGGGAACAAACCAAGATATCG GTGCTCTTCCAAATAAATCAGACCTGCTAATTGATCCAGAAATGGACCAGGAGCTGGAGAGACT TATAGCTCAAGTCGCCATCAGCCCCACATctaacagcagcagcagcgctGCAGGACAGAAGGAGTCGTCCAAAAAGGCCTCACCGCGCAAGTCCCTGCACCAACGGAAGAGGATCGAAATGGAAAGCGACGGTTCCACGGAGGAGACCGATTCTTCTGagaattaa